In one window of Meiothermus sp. DNA:
- a CDS encoding isoprenyl transferase → MAATSPVRVPKGSIRQQLVQLFGALLKPLYWWYEKRIEAEVRRGQAPKHLGMILDGNRRFARELGLEGHQGHEFGVQKAYEVLEWCLELKIPTVTIWVFSTDNFNRSQTEVETLMQLFVQEAKRMAQDPRIHANEVRVKVIGRHDRFPPKVLEALEELEKATEHHSGMLLNIAMGYGGREEIVDAVKSLLLEAAQTGKSPEELAAELDIEHISERLYTAGVPDPDFIIRTSGEIRLSGFLLWQAAYSEYYFFDAFWPAFRKVDFLRAVRDYQKRERRFGK, encoded by the coding sequence ATGGCGGCAACATCCCCTGTGCGCGTTCCCAAAGGTTCGATTCGACAACAACTGGTACAGCTCTTTGGCGCCTTGCTCAAGCCGCTTTACTGGTGGTACGAAAAACGGATCGAGGCCGAGGTGCGCCGGGGCCAGGCGCCCAAGCACCTGGGGATGATTCTGGATGGCAACCGGCGTTTTGCCAGGGAGCTGGGCCTGGAGGGACACCAGGGCCACGAATTTGGGGTACAGAAAGCCTACGAGGTGCTGGAGTGGTGCCTCGAGCTCAAAATTCCTACCGTGACCATATGGGTCTTTTCCACCGACAACTTTAACCGCAGCCAGACCGAGGTCGAGACCCTCATGCAGCTCTTTGTTCAGGAAGCGAAACGGATGGCCCAAGACCCCCGCATCCACGCCAACGAGGTGCGGGTCAAGGTAATTGGCCGGCACGACCGCTTCCCGCCCAAGGTGCTGGAGGCCCTGGAAGAACTAGAAAAAGCCACCGAGCACCACAGCGGAATGCTGCTCAATATCGCCATGGGCTATGGGGGGCGGGAAGAAATTGTGGATGCCGTCAAGAGCCTGCTGCTCGAGGCCGCCCAGACCGGCAAGTCGCCGGAAGAGCTGGCTGCCGAACTCGACATTGAACACATCTCCGAGCGGCTCTACACCGCGGGTGTACCCGACCCCGACTTCATCATTCGCACCTCGGGCGAAATTCGGCTCTCGGGCTTTTTGCTGTGGCAGGCCGCCTACAGCGAGTACTACTTCTTCGACGCCTTCTGGCCTGCCTTCCGTAAGGTGGACTTCCTGAGGGCGGTGCGCGACTACCAGAAACGGGAGCGGCGTTTTGGGAAGTGA
- a CDS encoding DUF4010 domain-containing protein, producing MQTLLWHLLAATLIGFAVGLEAFGSAGVFAVSALSGVADLDAISLSLARLTASEQLVLQVAAIAILIAALSNTLFKTVLSFGAGRLGVYVALGLLPGGLLALLTMLGR from the coding sequence GTGCAGACGCTGCTGTGGCACTTACTGGCCGCCACCCTGATTGGGTTTGCGGTGGGCCTCGAGGCCTTCGGGAGTGCGGGGGTGTTTGCGGTGAGCGCCCTCTCGGGTGTGGCCGATCTGGACGCCATCTCGCTTTCGCTGGCGCGCCTGACGGCCAGCGAACAGCTGGTCTTGCAGGTCGCGGCCATCGCCATCCTGATTGCGGCTTTGAGCAACACCCTGTTCAAAACCGTACTGTCGTTTGGCGCCGGGCGGCTGGGGGTTTATGTGGCCCTGGGGCTGTTGCCGGGTGGATTGCTGGCTTTGCTGACGATGCTGGGTCGCTAA